The nucleotide window TGCAAGGCTTTCCGTCAAATAGGATCTCGCTTACGTTTGGATGGTTTTTATTGAAGTTTGTAGTCGCAGCGTAAATATCAGGTTCCAAGTCCAATTCCACCAATCCGGAAGCGGCTGCATACTCATTAATCGCTTTATAAACGGATATTGGAGAGATCGAAAGCGAGTCTGCCAGGCTGATTATTTCACTAATCCTCGATCGGGTTGAGCGGAGGTTATTTAAGGACTGGTAAGCCCTTTTGGTCTGCATCTCAGGGAAAAGAAAGGCCTGGGCAAATATATCGGCGAAATCTTCCGCACTATCCCCCGTCAGCGATGGTGATAGAACATGCCCCAATTCATGGGCCATCCAGAATTTGAAATCGTGGAGATTGCTGTCCAGATTGAGAAAAATCCAGGTGGTTTTTGAGGTCGGCAAAAAGATATGAAGGGCGTTCTCATGATGCTCCCGTCGCCCATGGAATACCGGAATCAGAACGACCTCAAAATTATTCAGTTTGCCGATCATTTGTTCGAATGCGATGGGTTCGCCTTCTTTCACTTTAATTTCTGATCTTATGCCCTCTGCCGCTTCCTGGATATAGCTGTAATCCAGTTTGGGCGTTTTTAGAGAAGGGGGCTGAAACAGGCCTTCAAAAGGAAGATAGGGGGCCAATACGTCAAGCAACTGCCCAATTTCTTTAGCGTTTTCGATATGCAGCTCAGTCGTTTTACGACGACCTTTTTTTCGAAAAGCCACAATCGGCTCGGATGCGGTAACAGATTTTACAACAAGTTCCTGAAACGGCAATCCGAGTTCCAAACCAAGCTTCAGAAGCTTTTCCGGACGGGGAAACTTCCGGCCCTTGAACCAGGCCGATACGATGGTTCTGGAAACCCCTAGGCTTTGAGCAAGACCTGCTTGATTTAAACCCTTCTCATCCATGGATTGGCCGATCTTCTGTATATTCAGTTTTTTTTCCATGGGAACAAGATAAAACAGCTTGTAAACTTTTGTCAACCAAAATATGCCTTCAGCCTCAAAACAATTAGTTTCTCGCGCTTTCTTTTAAAAATCGGCAATCCCTTGGGTCGAATAGGATGACAATAATTATTAAACTAATCTACTCTAAAGTCAGACGTTTCTCAGGTTTTGAGGACGGCTGATATTCTGTGGGGATGAAAAGATACCATGAAAGTCAGTGTCGAAATCCTCGCTTTTACGGTCCGTCCGGAAAATGCTTGACGCTTCTATTTATAACACGTAAAAAAACCGCGAGTTATGGCAACTTTAATCAAGTCTAAATGAACTTTCCCAACAATTTCCTTGACAATATATTCTTTTACACGTAAAAAAATTGCGTGTTAACAGAATAACTGTCAAAAGATATCGACAATGAAGCTGAGGGCCTTTTTTCGCACATATCCTGTTTTTACCGTCGATGACTTTGCCGAATTTCTGTCTCGCGATGGAACACACAACGTAAGAACCCGGGAATCTCTCCTTTCCTACCATGTAAAAGCAGGCAATATCGTCCGGGTCCGCCGCGGCCTCTATGCATCCGTTCCCCCCGGGGCGTCGCCGGAAAATTTCCCCATAGATCCGTTTCTCATAGCCGGCCGGATGTCGAAAGACGCTATCCTGGCTTATCATACTGCGTTGGAAGCTCACGGAAAAGCCTATTCGGTGTATGAACATTTCACTTGTCTCGTTAGGAAATCTACCCCTCACATAAACTTTCGTTCTCTTGTGTTCAAAGGGGTAAAGTTTCCGAAGGCCCTAATGCGAAAAAAGGCGGAATCTTTTGACGTGATGAAAGTTGAACGCTCGGGCATGACAATCTACATAACCGGACTGGAGCGGACCATAGTAGATGTTCTGAACCGTCCCGACCTGTCGGGAAGCTGGGAAGAAATATGGCGGTCTCTGGAGACCATCGAGTATTTCGATCTCGATAAAGTAGCGGAGTACGCCTCGCTTCTGGGAAACGCCACCACCGCCGCTAAAGTTGGTTTTTTTCTTGAACAGCACCGGGAAGCCTTGATGGTTGAAGATTTTCATTTAAAGACCTTCCAAGACCTTCGTCCGCTCCGGCCCCACTATATGGAGCGAAGCCGCCGAAAATCCGGCCGCTTTGTCTCCGCCTGGAACCTGGTTGTTCCTGATGAAATCATGCGTCGGTC belongs to Desulfobacterales bacterium and includes:
- a CDS encoding XRE family transcriptional regulator, yielding MTKVYKLFYLVPMEKKLNIQKIGQSMDEKGLNQAGLAQSLGVSRTIVSAWFKGRKFPRPEKLLKLGLELGLPFQELVVKSVTASEPIVAFRKKGRRKTTELHIENAKEIGQLLDVLAPYLPFEGLFQPPSLKTPKLDYSYIQEAAEGIRSEIKVKEGEPIAFEQMIGKLNNFEVVLIPVFHGRREHHENALHIFLPTSKTTWIFLNLDSNLHDFKFWMAHELGHVLSPSLTGDSAEDFADIFAQAFLFPEMQTKRAYQSLNNLRSTRSRISEIISLADSLSISPISVYKAINEYAAASGLVELDLEPDIYAATTNFNKNHPNVSEILFDGKPCSATDYIKKTKELFGSPFFEALRAYLSENEKSGGFIQSILDCSILDAKVIHAELIQ
- a CDS encoding type IV toxin-antitoxin system AbiEi family antitoxin domain-containing protein, with translation MKLRAFFRTYPVFTVDDFAEFLSRDGTHNVRTRESLLSYHVKAGNIVRVRRGLYASVPPGASPENFPIDPFLIAGRMSKDAILAYHTALEAHGKAYSVYEHFTCLVRKSTPHINFRSLVFKGVKFPKALMRKKAESFDVMKVERSGMTIYITGLERTIVDVLNRPDLSGSWEEIWRSLETIEYFDLDKVAEYASLLGNATTAAKVGFFLEQHREALMVEDFHLKTFQDLRPLRPHYMERSRRKSGRFVSAWNLVVPDEIMRRSWEESR